One Prodigiosinella aquatilis DNA window includes the following coding sequences:
- a CDS encoding branched-chain amino acid ABC transporter permease has translation MDFAVFLQQVVNGMSLGSMYALIAIGYTMVYGVLRLINFAHADIMMVGAYMTLFAFTSFGLPFGAAVIFAILISALLGIVIDQIAYRPLRQASKISMLITAIGVSFFLENLFNVVFGGSPRFFDAPPFFGQTVKLGRIVVTNVAWIVPLVTLLLLAIILFILYRTRQGMAIRAVAFDVNTVRLMGIDANQIIAFVFALGSGLAALGGVFYAISYPTIDPLMGVLIGLKAFAAAVLGGIGSVTGAVIGGFILGFTEVVAVAVFPELGGYKDAFAFMFLILVLLFRPVGIMGDERLERSRF, from the coding sequence ATGGATTTTGCCGTTTTTTTGCAGCAGGTGGTCAATGGCATGAGTTTGGGCAGTATGTATGCGTTGATCGCCATCGGTTATACCATGGTGTATGGCGTACTGCGGCTGATTAACTTTGCCCATGCCGACATTATGATGGTTGGGGCCTACATGACCCTGTTCGCTTTCACTTCCTTCGGGCTGCCCTTTGGGGCAGCTGTTATTTTTGCCATTCTGATCTCGGCTCTACTGGGGATTGTCATCGATCAGATTGCGTATCGTCCGCTTCGGCAGGCATCAAAGATTTCGATGTTGATTACCGCCATCGGTGTCAGTTTCTTCCTGGAAAATTTGTTCAACGTGGTGTTTGGCGGTAGTCCGCGTTTTTTTGATGCGCCGCCTTTCTTTGGCCAGACGGTCAAACTGGGCCGTATCGTCGTGACCAACGTGGCCTGGATTGTACCGTTGGTTACGTTGCTGCTACTGGCGATCATCCTGTTCATTCTCTATCGCACCCGTCAGGGTATGGCGATCCGTGCAGTGGCGTTTGATGTAAACACAGTGCGGCTGATGGGTATTGACGCCAACCAGATTATTGCGTTCGTGTTTGCTCTGGGTAGTGGGCTGGCGGCACTCGGTGGGGTGTTCTATGCCATAAGCTACCCGACCATCGATCCGCTAATGGGGGTGTTGATCGGGCTGAAAGCCTTCGCCGCCGCGGTACTGGGTGGGATAGGCAGTGTTACCGGCGCGGTGATTGGGGGTTTTATCCTTGGTTTTACGGAAGTGGTGGCTGTGGCTGTTTTTCCGGAGCTAGGGGGGTACAAGGACGCCTTTGCTTTTATGTTTTTGATTCTGGTTTTGTTGTTCAGGCCAGTAGGCATTATGGGTGACGAACGACTGGAAAGGAGCCGTTTCTGA